The Muricauda sp. SCSIO 65647 genome includes a region encoding these proteins:
- a CDS encoding DUF7009 family protein → MKIRIKGNSVRFRLTQTEVKQLCEQGHVIAQTHFGNATFEYAVRMDVETTQMQAEFKNGNITLFLPKALGQDWFENDRVGFEHYQNELYLLLEKDFTCLDNTMEDQSDNYPNPKLMDKT, encoded by the coding sequence ATGAAAATTAGAATCAAGGGCAATTCCGTTCGTTTTCGTTTGACCCAAACCGAAGTCAAACAGCTTTGTGAACAGGGGCATGTCATAGCACAGACCCATTTTGGGAATGCCACTTTTGAATATGCTGTTCGTATGGATGTTGAAACAACCCAAATGCAGGCTGAATTCAAAAATGGAAACATTACCCTTTTTCTTCCGAAGGCCTTGGGCCAAGATTGGTTTGAAAATGACAGGGTCGGTTTTGAGCATTATCAAAATGAACTGTATTTATTGTTGGAAAAAGACTTCACTTGTTTAGACAATACCATGGAAGACCAATCAGACAATTATCCCAATCCGAAGTTGATGGACAAAACATGA
- a CDS encoding type II toxin-antitoxin system RelE/ParE family toxin, which translates to MGFKVQMLKEAAVELHVAECYFASKGLSRAFLNDFARQLQFLKTTPHSFQVKYRGIRILNFEQFNYSIHYKVDKKEAVIYRILNQRQNF; encoded by the coding sequence ATGGGCTTTAAAGTCCAAATGCTCAAGGAAGCTGCTGTTGAACTTCATGTCGCTGAATGCTATTTTGCTTCAAAGGGCTTGTCGAGAGCGTTTTTAAACGACTTTGCGCGACAGCTTCAATTTTTAAAGACAACGCCCCATTCATTTCAAGTGAAGTATAGAGGTATTCGTATTTTAAATTTTGAACAGTTCAATTACTCCATTCATTATAAGGTAGATAAGAAAGAAGCGGTTATTTATCGTATTTTAAACCAAAGACAGAATTTTTGA
- a CDS encoding DNA polymerase III subunit alpha: MYLNCHTYYSLRFGTFSEKELLRLAQENHLGQLVLTDINNTSACLNFVREAPKYGIRPILGIDFRNGADPCFVGIAKNNAGYQELNAFLSDCLHNDLEVPQQAPNFKNAFVVYPFEKVLLTEKHEFSDHEFIGISFKDLRRLPFSRVKNYTDRLVVQQPVTFRNKRDFNAHRLLRAIDNNVLLSKLDETEVANEGERMYSVEYLAKAFAEHPHILENTARLLNQCSIQFDFSKKRKPQNLDYYTGSKKEDEALLEKLCHEGLPRRYKKASKEVKKRLSKELDLIKKMGFVSYFLINWDIVSEAKKRGFYYVGRGSGANSIVAYLLYITDVDPIDLDLYFERFINLYRANPPDFDIDFSWRDREAMTQYIFDRFENVALVGTYVTFKRKAVIRELGKVFGLPKDEIDALSTGNYVTSRLDSLAILVLEYGKLIEGMPNYVSVHASGILISENPLQHFSATFMPPKGFATVHFDMVIAEDVGLFKFDILAQRGLGKIKDTIAIVAQNQPEKATFDIHDVSAFYKDPTINNLIKTAQCMGCFYVESPAMRMLLKKLEVDNYLGLVAASSIIRPGVSKSGMMREYILRHRNPGRTEERAHSVMLDIMPETYGVMVYQEDVIKVAHYFADLDLGEADVLRRGMSGKFRSREEFEKVKDKFRSNCLKKGIPRKTVDEVWEQVASFAGYAFAKGHSASYAVESYQSLFLRAYFPLEYMVAVLNNGGGFYRPEFYVHDAQMLGATIHPPCINQSHIANVIYGTHIYLGMMYLRELEDRVMQRIVKERGANGKFTSLENFVDRVIISIEQISILIRIDAFRFTGTNRHELLWKAHLMISKTKRIDHPKLFPPKRSKFNIPKLNTTYLENAFEQWELLGFPLFNHFELLQEAPKSKNGQRDLERYQNKRIDIYGYLITVKNTTTHKGDGMHFATLLDQYGEVFDTVLFPPVAAKYRFRGKGIYRFYGKVVSEFGFLSIEVIKMRKEDYIEDPRYADMKTSRKLSKFNAQSK; this comes from the coding sequence ATGTATCTCAATTGCCACACATATTACAGCCTGCGCTTCGGAACTTTTTCTGAAAAGGAACTCTTGCGTTTGGCACAAGAAAACCATCTTGGGCAACTCGTACTGACCGATATCAACAACACTTCGGCCTGTCTCAATTTTGTGCGGGAAGCTCCCAAATATGGCATAAGACCTATTTTGGGCATTGACTTTAGAAATGGGGCCGACCCCTGTTTTGTGGGCATTGCCAAAAACAATGCGGGGTATCAAGAACTCAATGCCTTTTTATCTGATTGCCTTCATAATGATTTGGAGGTTCCCCAACAGGCCCCCAATTTTAAAAATGCGTTTGTGGTCTATCCTTTTGAGAAAGTACTGTTGACCGAAAAGCATGAATTTTCAGACCATGAATTCATCGGTATTTCCTTCAAGGATTTACGGCGGCTCCCCTTTTCACGAGTAAAGAATTATACCGATAGACTGGTGGTGCAGCAACCCGTGACCTTTAGAAACAAGCGCGATTTTAATGCGCATCGCCTGTTGCGGGCCATCGATAACAATGTGTTGCTCAGCAAGCTTGATGAAACAGAAGTGGCCAATGAGGGGGAAAGAATGTATTCTGTCGAATACCTTGCCAAAGCTTTTGCTGAACACCCCCACATTTTAGAAAACACAGCGCGATTGTTGAACCAGTGTTCCATTCAGTTTGATTTTTCAAAAAAGCGAAAACCCCAAAACCTAGACTATTACACGGGCAGCAAAAAAGAAGATGAAGCGCTTCTCGAAAAACTGTGCCATGAGGGGTTGCCAAGGCGATACAAAAAGGCTTCCAAAGAGGTAAAAAAGCGGTTGTCAAAAGAGTTGGATCTCATCAAAAAAATGGGCTTTGTCTCCTATTTCTTGATCAATTGGGACATTGTTTCCGAAGCAAAAAAACGTGGGTTTTACTATGTGGGCCGTGGCAGTGGGGCCAATAGCATTGTCGCTTACCTTTTGTACATCACCGATGTAGACCCCATCGACCTTGACCTTTATTTTGAACGGTTCATCAACTTATACCGGGCCAATCCGCCCGATTTTGATATCGACTTTTCATGGCGCGATCGTGAAGCCATGACCCAATACATTTTTGATCGTTTTGAAAATGTGGCCCTTGTGGGCACCTATGTGACCTTCAAAAGAAAGGCCGTGATTCGTGAACTGGGAAAAGTCTTCGGATTGCCCAAAGATGAAATTGATGCATTGAGTACGGGCAACTATGTCACATCAAGATTGGATAGCCTTGCGATCTTGGTGCTGGAGTACGGAAAGTTAATTGAGGGTATGCCCAATTATGTCAGCGTGCATGCCAGTGGAATCCTCATCAGCGAGAATCCCTTGCAGCATTTTTCGGCGACTTTTATGCCCCCCAAGGGCTTTGCCACCGTGCATTTTGATATGGTCATTGCCGAAGATGTGGGCCTTTTTAAGTTTGATATTTTGGCCCAACGTGGATTGGGAAAAATAAAAGATACCATAGCTATTGTAGCGCAGAACCAACCAGAAAAGGCAACTTTCGACATTCACGATGTTTCAGCATTCTATAAAGATCCCACGATCAATAACCTGATAAAGACCGCCCAGTGCATGGGTTGTTTTTATGTAGAGTCGCCCGCCATGCGCATGCTGCTCAAAAAGTTGGAGGTGGACAATTATTTGGGGCTGGTTGCGGCCAGCTCGATCATCCGTCCGGGAGTGTCTAAAAGCGGTATGATGCGGGAGTATATCTTAAGGCACCGTAATCCAGGTAGAACAGAAGAGAGAGCACACTCCGTAATGCTCGACATTATGCCAGAGACCTATGGGGTCATGGTGTATCAGGAAGATGTGATCAAAGTGGCGCATTATTTTGCAGACTTGGATTTGGGCGAAGCCGATGTACTGCGCCGCGGAATGAGCGGCAAGTTTCGATCGCGGGAAGAGTTTGAAAAGGTCAAGGACAAATTCAGAAGCAATTGCCTCAAAAAGGGAATTCCAAGAAAAACGGTTGATGAAGTCTGGGAGCAGGTGGCCAGCTTTGCGGGCTATGCCTTTGCCAAAGGGCATTCGGCTTCCTATGCGGTTGAAAGCTATCAAAGCCTATTTTTGCGTGCCTATTTTCCGTTGGAGTATATGGTGGCCGTGCTCAACAATGGCGGTGGATTTTACCGCCCTGAATTTTATGTGCACGATGCGCAAATGCTGGGGGCGACCATCCATCCGCCTTGCATCAACCAGAGCCACATCGCCAATGTTATCTATGGGACGCATATTTACTTGGGAATGATGTATTTGCGCGAGTTGGAAGACCGTGTCATGCAACGCATAGTCAAAGAGCGCGGGGCCAACGGAAAGTTTACGTCATTGGAGAACTTTGTCGACCGTGTGATCATTTCAATAGAGCAGATAAGCATCTTGATCCGCATCGATGCCTTTCGGTTCACGGGCACCAACAGGCATGAGCTTTTATGGAAAGCCCATTTGATGATTTCGAAGACCAAGCGCATTGACCATCCAAAACTATTTCCACCGAAGCGGAGCAAGTTCAACATTCCAAAATTGAATACGACCTATCTTGAAAATGCTTTTGAGCAATGGGAACTTTTGGGCTTCCCCCTTTTCAATCATTTTGAACTCTTGCAAGAGGCCCCAAAAAGCAAGAACGGACAGCGAGATTTGGAACGGTATCAGAATAAACGCATCGATATTTACGGCTACCTGATCACTGTTAAAAATACGACTACCCACAAAGGCGATGGTATGCACTTTGCCACCCTATTAGACCAATACGGCGAAGTGTTCGATACGGTGCTCTTTCCGCCCGTGGCGGCAAAATATCGTTTTCGGGGCAAGGGAATTTATCGTTTTTATGGCAAAGTGGTCAGTGAATTTGGCTTTCTCAGTATCGAAGTGATCAAGATGCGAAAAGAAGATTATATTGAAGACCCCCGATACGCAGATATGAAAACAAGTAGAAAACTGTCAAAATTTAATGCGCAATCGAAATAA
- a CDS encoding four helix bundle protein: MKIYDLEERIYVFARACRVLVKSLPKTINNIEDGRQLIRSSGSTGANYIEANEKLGDKDFLMRAKIAKKEAKESHYWLKLLSDMNSLSQEAIDELKSEALEIKKYYLP; encoded by the coding sequence ATGAAAATCTATGATCTTGAAGAACGCATTTATGTATTTGCAAGAGCCTGTCGGGTACTGGTAAAATCACTTCCCAAAACCATTAACAATATTGAGGACGGAAGACAGCTTATACGCTCTTCGGGTTCAACGGGGGCGAATTATATTGAAGCCAATGAGAAATTGGGGGATAAAGATTTTTTAATGCGGGCAAAAATTGCCAAAAAGGAGGCCAAGGAAAGTCATTATTGGCTAAAACTGTTATCAGATATGAATTCTCTTTCCCAAGAGGCTATTGATGAATTGAAGTCCGAAGCTCTAGAAATAAAAAAATATTATCTGCCATAA
- the dinB gene encoding DNA polymerase IV has product MNKTILHLDLDTFFVSVERRINPELRGKPLLVGGITDRGVVAACSYETRGYGIHSGMPMKMAKELCPEAKVIKGNAGTYSKVSDEVTEIIKEAVPVFEKSSIDEFYADLSGMDRFFGSYKYATALRQKIINETGMPISFGLSVNKVVSKVATNEAKPNNQLKIDFGLEKPFLAPLSVKKIPMVGDKTYQTLRNLGIRRVKTIQEMPIDIMQRVLGANGRVIWKRANGMDNTPVIPFHERKSISNERTFDRDTIDVIKLKGIISAMAENLAYQLRRGEKLTACITVKIRYSDFNTYSKQKRIPYTSADHILIPKIMELFDSLYNKRMLVRLVGVRLSHLVSGNYQINLFDDTEEALNLYQAMDRVRTRFGDRAVIRASAMGARTIGRMHNPFNGQPPIVLAHRKQ; this is encoded by the coding sequence GTGAACAAAACCATTCTACATCTCGACCTCGATACGTTTTTTGTCTCCGTAGAGCGGCGAATCAATCCCGAACTACGGGGAAAGCCTTTGTTGGTCGGCGGTATCACCGATCGGGGGGTAGTCGCTGCCTGTAGCTACGAGACCCGGGGGTATGGTATCCACTCGGGCATGCCCATGAAGATGGCCAAAGAACTTTGTCCCGAAGCCAAGGTTATCAAGGGCAATGCAGGCACCTACAGCAAGGTGTCTGATGAGGTTACCGAAATTATCAAGGAAGCGGTGCCCGTATTTGAAAAATCGAGCATTGATGAGTTCTATGCCGATCTATCGGGCATGGATCGGTTCTTTGGGTCGTACAAATACGCCACTGCGCTGCGGCAAAAAATTATCAACGAAACCGGAATGCCCATTTCATTTGGGCTATCGGTAAACAAAGTGGTCTCAAAGGTGGCCACCAATGAGGCCAAACCCAACAACCAACTAAAGATTGACTTCGGACTCGAGAAACCTTTTTTGGCTCCCCTTTCCGTAAAAAAGATACCCATGGTAGGCGATAAGACCTATCAAACACTTCGCAATTTGGGAATTCGACGGGTAAAGACCATTCAAGAAATGCCCATTGATATCATGCAGCGGGTCTTGGGTGCCAATGGCAGGGTCATCTGGAAACGGGCCAACGGCATGGACAATACCCCCGTGATCCCTTTTCATGAGCGAAAGTCCATTTCCAACGAACGCACTTTTGATCGTGACACCATTGATGTGATCAAGCTCAAGGGAATCATATCGGCCATGGCCGAAAATTTGGCCTATCAACTGCGGCGGGGCGAAAAATTGACGGCCTGTATCACGGTCAAGATCCGGTATTCTGATTTTAATACCTATTCAAAACAAAAACGAATACCGTATACCAGTGCCGATCATATTCTGATTCCGAAGATCATGGAGCTTTTCGATTCGCTCTACAATAAGCGGATGCTGGTTCGCTTGGTGGGGGTACGGTTGAGTCACTTGGTCTCGGGCAATTACCAGATCAATTTGTTCGATGATACCGAAGAAGCATTGAATTTATACCAGGCCATGGACAGGGTAAGGACCCGATTCGGTGACCGCGCCGTGATTCGGGCCTCGGCCATGGGAGCCAGGACCATAGGCAGAATGCACAACCCGTTTAACGGACAGCCGCCGATTGTGCTGGCACATCGCAAACAATGA
- a CDS encoding PilN domain-containing protein, which produces MFKKWIQHIVEGNGYFGLEIYELGGEELFSLIKVVRQKGELEIALEVTTKKLDEVMAHLDKKTPLFLTLNTPQVLKKQIAHEAQGNHELLVVNAFPNLELDNFYYQIFSHQNSGLVAIGKKEYVNWYLEQLQKLGLHVFSVALGVVPMEHIAGFLEGVIEGSNFMMEFKGGRLVNFSTNEKAIDKRYDINGLAIGNKQLLSFSNILGHLMGVSPMANLQETNIQLTNEFKNIRIFDVGLKATIGFFLVLLLANFFLFNHYNKENEALQSSLASEALQDSSLRQLKERIAAKEEKLKVLASSQHSRTTFYFDELGKSLPHSIWLSEMEYQPLIVPVREKKPIEISKNNIQVSGITNDKMTFTVWSDNLETQKWVDKVEIIDYEYISNSSANFTVNIILHETDQ; this is translated from the coding sequence ATGTTCAAGAAGTGGATACAACATATCGTTGAGGGCAATGGTTATTTCGGACTTGAAATCTATGAGTTGGGAGGGGAAGAATTGTTCTCCCTTATAAAGGTAGTGCGACAAAAGGGTGAACTGGAGATAGCCTTGGAAGTCACCACTAAAAAACTGGATGAGGTCATGGCCCATCTCGACAAAAAGACACCACTCTTTTTGACCCTCAACACACCACAGGTGCTAAAGAAACAAATAGCCCATGAAGCACAGGGCAACCATGAACTTTTGGTGGTCAATGCCTTTCCGAACCTCGAACTTGACAATTTTTATTATCAAATATTCAGCCACCAAAATTCAGGTCTTGTGGCCATTGGCAAAAAGGAATACGTCAATTGGTACCTGGAGCAGTTACAGAAATTGGGGCTGCATGTTTTTTCGGTCGCCCTGGGCGTGGTGCCCATGGAGCATATCGCCGGTTTTTTGGAGGGGGTCATCGAAGGTTCCAATTTCATGATGGAATTCAAAGGTGGCAGGTTAGTAAATTTCTCCACTAACGAAAAAGCTATCGATAAGCGCTATGATATCAACGGCTTGGCCATTGGCAATAAGCAGTTGCTCTCGTTCTCTAATATCTTGGGGCATTTGATGGGGGTAAGCCCTATGGCTAACCTTCAAGAAACAAATATTCAGTTGACGAACGAGTTTAAAAACATCAGGATCTTTGATGTGGGCCTCAAGGCCACCATCGGCTTTTTTTTGGTATTGCTATTGGCCAATTTTTTCTTGTTCAACCATTATAACAAAGAAAATGAGGCTTTGCAAAGTAGCCTGGCGAGTGAGGCTTTGCAAGACAGTTCACTACGGCAATTAAAAGAGCGCATCGCTGCCAAAGAGGAAAAATTGAAGGTGCTGGCCAGCTCACAGCATTCAAGAACGACCTTTTATTTTGATGAGCTGGGCAAGAGCCTGCCCCATTCGATCTGGCTCAGCGAGATGGAATACCAGCCCCTCATAGTACCGGTTCGTGAGAAGAAGCCGATAGAGATCAGCAAGAACAACATTCAAGTCTCGGGAATCACAAACGACAAGATGACCTTCACGGTATGGTCTGACAACCTCGAAACACAGAAATGGGTCGATAAGGTAGAGATCATCGATTATGAATATATCTCAAATTCTTCGGCGAACTTTACCGTCAACATCATATTGCATGAAACTGACCAATAA
- a CDS encoding type II secretion system protein GspD, with protein MKRLFTIVLFFLALYTSLAQERDRILTIKNNLELLAADNPAYNETLQLEVNVANVTLPNFLMAVSRVHKLNLSVAPDVANINIVNNFSNVTVADLLIFLCKEYDLTIDFTGSILAVKRYDRPPEKPTEKEIKVEFSPTTNLISLDINNDPLEKVFRKIMEVSGQNLLYSNNLRNKSLNIFLNAVPLDKAMEKIADLNGLIHSKSRDGFYLFSAPDVEKNGGNSLRGFRPGMHYEVLDTINKIVNVAFNDSPIANIIESLSHDLKLDVYTATPLEEAGSVTFNAKSIYFDDLLAHIFESQETGAPVMAAENIQNNGRARTNNNPSPSPVRAIKHFTFKKENNIYFFGTADQLSLRKIEIVQMMHRSVELLSDPSYYSGGMRTAGRTNQGGINYFANGPNSGLQGGQQGLNSSRRTLNTRANQFDSYHDGAEALVNILPDEIKADLDIKVDFELNSFFVSGPSAKIERFKSFIKEIDRPVPVVLIEVMIIEVRRSATVETGISWGIGDQPVTTSGSLFPQTDITLGANTVNKVIGGFDGFGSFNIGKVVPEFFATIKALEENGNIKIRSTPKLSTLNGHRANLSIGETTYYVITNQNFFGSQIPTTSEVRNYAPIDAELGVSIKPLVSGDGQVTLDINVIQSDFSGERIEEDAPPGLTSREFSSIIRMQNQDLAILGGLEEKIKNDSGSGVPLLARVPVIKWLFSKRKREDTKQKLTILIKPTVIY; from the coding sequence ATGAAAAGACTATTCACCATAGTATTGTTTTTTCTAGCGCTGTACACTTCGTTGGCGCAAGAACGCGACCGCATACTGACCATTAAGAACAATTTGGAATTGTTGGCCGCTGACAATCCGGCTTACAATGAAACGCTTCAACTCGAGGTGAACGTGGCCAATGTGACCCTGCCCAATTTTTTGATGGCCGTTTCGAGGGTGCACAAACTGAACCTGAGCGTGGCACCCGATGTGGCGAACATCAACATAGTCAATAATTTCTCAAATGTGACAGTGGCCGATCTGCTGATCTTTCTCTGTAAAGAATATGACCTGACCATCGATTTCACGGGCAGTATCTTGGCCGTCAAACGGTATGATAGACCACCTGAGAAGCCCACCGAAAAAGAAATCAAGGTGGAATTTAGTCCGACGACCAACCTCATCTCATTAGACATCAACAATGACCCGCTCGAAAAGGTGTTCAGAAAAATCATGGAGGTCTCTGGGCAAAATCTGTTGTATTCGAACAATTTGAGAAACAAATCGCTGAACATTTTCTTGAATGCAGTGCCCCTTGACAAGGCCATGGAAAAGATTGCCGACCTGAACGGACTCATACACTCAAAATCAAGGGACGGTTTTTATCTTTTCAGCGCACCGGATGTCGAAAAAAACGGAGGAAATTCACTGAGAGGTTTTCGACCTGGCATGCATTATGAGGTATTGGACACCATCAACAAAATAGTGAACGTAGCGTTCAACGATTCACCCATTGCCAACATCATCGAATCGTTGAGCCACGACTTAAAGCTCGATGTCTACACGGCCACCCCTTTAGAGGAAGCCGGTAGTGTTACCTTTAATGCCAAGAGCATCTATTTCGATGACCTACTGGCCCATATCTTCGAGAGCCAAGAAACGGGTGCCCCAGTGATGGCCGCCGAAAACATTCAGAACAATGGCCGTGCCCGAACGAACAACAACCCATCACCATCTCCGGTAAGGGCCATCAAGCACTTTACCTTCAAAAAAGAGAACAATATCTATTTTTTTGGTACGGCCGATCAGTTAAGCCTTAGAAAGATTGAAATCGTGCAGATGATGCACCGATCGGTAGAACTATTGAGCGACCCTTCTTATTATTCAGGCGGCATGCGAACGGCTGGCCGAACCAATCAGGGCGGCATCAACTATTTTGCAAATGGTCCAAACAGTGGATTGCAGGGTGGCCAGCAAGGGCTCAACAGCTCTCGTCGTACCCTCAATACCCGGGCCAACCAATTCGATTCGTATCATGACGGTGCAGAGGCCTTGGTAAATATCCTTCCCGATGAAATCAAGGCAGACCTTGATATCAAGGTTGATTTTGAACTGAACAGCTTTTTTGTCAGTGGGCCCTCTGCCAAAATTGAACGGTTCAAAAGCTTTATCAAGGAAATCGACCGACCCGTGCCCGTGGTGCTCATCGAGGTGATGATCATCGAGGTACGCAGGTCGGCCACTGTCGAGACAGGCATTAGCTGGGGCATTGGTGACCAGCCGGTCACGACCAGTGGCAGTCTCTTTCCCCAAACAGACATTACGTTAGGGGCCAATACGGTGAACAAGGTCATAGGGGGGTTTGATGGCTTTGGCTCTTTCAATATCGGAAAGGTGGTGCCTGAATTTTTTGCCACGATCAAGGCCCTGGAAGAAAATGGTAACATCAAGATTCGGTCCACTCCGAAACTCTCTACCCTGAATGGGCATCGCGCCAACTTATCCATTGGAGAAACGACGTATTACGTTATTACCAACCAGAACTTTTTTGGCTCGCAGATCCCTACCACCTCAGAGGTGCGAAACTATGCGCCCATCGATGCAGAGCTTGGGGTGAGCATCAAGCCATTGGTGTCGGGTGACGGACAAGTGACCTTAGACATCAATGTCATTCAATCAGATTTCAGTGGGGAGCGCATAGAGGAAGATGCCCCTCCCGGACTTACCTCAAGGGAGTTCAGTTCGATCATCCGCATGCAGAACCAAGATCTGGCCATTCTGGGCGGACTGGAAGAAAAGATCAAGAACGACTCGGGCAGCGGGGTGCCCCTCTTGGCCAGGGTGCCGGTCATCAAATGGCTCTTCAGCAAACGAAAAAGGGAAGATACCAAACAAAAACTGACCATACTCATCAAACCCACGGTCATATACTGA
- a CDS encoding GspE/PulE family protein, whose protein sequence is MEKNSFQIPVHLQQRISAEQAFHYRIVPVAESGDALVLKTDTESLQTLLAELNIVLDKPVSLQPCDTEELQQYLTTNYRKSTTNESAQLGYTNDFLEKILLGAQNMGSSDIHFEPYEERCRIRFRLDGKLIEQYSIPIQDYPTMVNKIKVRAHLDIAEKRLPQDGRITVKSNGSEFDIRVSSLPTLYGEKLVLRILSRETGAVELEALGFTESELDRYKEGIRKPNGIVLISGPTGSGKTTTLYATLKLLNRPETNILTIEDPIEYTLEGVNQVQLKENIGLDFASSLRTFLRQDPDIIMVGEIRDVKTANMAIRAALTGHLVLSTIHTNSAWATISRLIDMGVPPFLIASTLNMSVAQRLIRKLCVHCKKEEKLDSAQLPSSFQIPKNLNRHFTATGCNQCYHTGYSGRKALYEILPITKELALPIKENQLEIDKHFKKHKIDTLKTNAIDMVQQGITTIEEVYALLTN, encoded by the coding sequence ATGGAAAAGAACAGCTTTCAAATACCGGTACACCTACAGCAACGGATCTCTGCCGAGCAGGCCTTTCACTATCGTATCGTGCCGGTGGCCGAAAGCGGTGATGCACTGGTACTCAAGACCGATACCGAATCGTTGCAGACCCTCTTGGCCGAACTCAACATTGTCTTGGACAAGCCCGTATCATTACAGCCTTGCGATACGGAAGAACTACAACAATACCTGACCACCAACTATCGCAAAAGCACCACCAACGAATCTGCCCAACTGGGTTATACGAACGATTTTTTGGAAAAGATTCTGCTGGGTGCCCAGAACATGGGCAGCAGTGACATCCATTTCGAACCCTATGAAGAGCGTTGCCGTATCAGGTTTCGTTTAGACGGAAAACTGATCGAACAGTACAGCATACCCATTCAAGATTATCCCACAATGGTCAACAAGATCAAGGTGAGGGCACATCTTGACATTGCTGAAAAACGCTTACCGCAAGATGGCCGAATAACGGTGAAATCAAATGGTTCTGAGTTCGATATCAGGGTCTCTTCACTGCCCACATTATATGGGGAGAAATTGGTGTTGCGTATTCTGAGCCGAGAGACCGGGGCCGTCGAACTTGAAGCGCTGGGCTTCACCGAGTCAGAGCTGGACCGCTATAAAGAAGGTATTCGAAAGCCAAATGGTATCGTACTCATCTCTGGCCCCACGGGCTCTGGAAAGACTACTACACTGTACGCCACCCTGAAATTACTCAACAGGCCCGAAACCAATATCCTTACCATCGAAGATCCCATCGAATATACGCTCGAGGGTGTCAACCAAGTACAATTAAAAGAAAACATTGGTCTTGATTTCGCCAGTTCGTTGAGGACCTTTCTAAGGCAAGATCCCGATATCATCATGGTAGGCGAGATACGGGACGTGAAGACGGCCAACATGGCCATTCGAGCGGCATTGACGGGGCATTTGGTGCTATCGACCATTCATACCAATTCTGCCTGGGCGACCATTTCAAGGCTGATCGATATGGGCGTGCCCCCATTTCTTATTGCGAGCACCTTGAATATGAGTGTGGCCCAGCGCCTGATCAGAAAACTCTGTGTTCATTGCAAGAAAGAAGAGAAACTGGATTCTGCCCAACTCCCCTCGAGCTTTCAAATTCCCAAAAATTTGAACAGGCATTTCACGGCCACGGGTTGCAACCAATGTTACCATACGGGGTATTCGGGCAGGAAGGCACTTTACGAGATTTTGCCCATCACCAAAGAACTTGCCCTGCCCATCAAAGAGAACCAATTAGAAATCGACAAGCATTTTAAGAAACACAAAATCGACACCCTAAAGACCAACGCCATCGATATGGTGCAACAAGGCATTACCACTATCGAAGAGGTATATGCCCTTTTGACAAACTGA
- a CDS encoding type IV pilin-like G/H family protein, giving the protein MPKSTLFKKVPALNLQETLIVLAIIGILLLLALPNLMPLISKAKSIEAQTQLKALYNAQTTHRYMYSKFTADIGELDFVAPKTVKENGTANYVYEIVSANDVAFKARAEAVTDFDGDGVFNVWEIDESGNPKQIIKD; this is encoded by the coding sequence ATGCCCAAATCAACTCTTTTCAAAAAGGTACCCGCGCTCAATCTTCAAGAGACGCTTATCGTCTTGGCCATCATCGGCATCTTGCTGTTGTTGGCCCTGCCCAATCTGATGCCGCTCATCTCAAAGGCAAAGAGCATCGAGGCGCAGACACAACTGAAGGCGCTCTATAATGCACAGACCACCCATCGCTACATGTACAGTAAGTTCACGGCAGACATCGGTGAACTCGACTTTGTGGCCCCCAAGACCGTAAAGGAAAATGGTACCGCCAACTATGTGTACGAGATAGTCTCGGCCAATGATGTGGCCTTCAAGGCCCGGGCAGAGGCCGTGACCGATTTTGATGGAGACGGGGTCTTCAATGTCTGGGAGATCGATGAGTCGGGCAACCCCAAACAAATAATAAAAGACTGA